The Proteiniborus ethanoligenes sequence GAAGCTTTAGACACTGCAAGTGGCAATCCTAGTAACGAAGGATATGTGTCTGCAATTCAGTTGCTTATATTATTTACGATCTTATCCTTAGCACCATCAATACTTATTATGATGACTAGTTTTACAAGAATTATTATAGTGTTATCTTTTCTAAGAAATGCAATAGGTACACAACAAACTCCACCTAATCAAGTGCTAATAGGAATAGCATTATTTCTTACTTTTTTTTTGATGGCACCTATAGCAACGCAGATTAATGAAGAAGCAATTCAACCTTATTTAGCTGAAGAAATAAGTCAAGAAGATGCTTTAGACATAGGGATGTCGCCTATTAGAGAGTTTATGTTTAGGCAAACTAAAGAAAAAGACGTAGCACTCTTTTTAAGGATAGCAAAAATAGACAATGTAAATTCTATAGAAGACATTCCAACTAGAGTTTTAATACCTTCTTTTATAATTAGTGAGCTAAAAACTGCTTTTCAAATAGGATTCATTTTGTTTATTCCTTTTCTGGTTATTGATATGGTAGTAGCTAGTACACTGATGTCCATGGGGATGATGATGTTACCACCAGTGATGATATCATTACCTTTTAAGTTATTGCTATTTATTATGGTTGATGGTTGGAACCTAATAATTGGACAAATTGTATCTAGCTTCAAATAATT is a genomic window containing:
- the fliP gene encoding flagellar type III secretion system pore protein FliP (The bacterial flagellar biogenesis protein FliP forms a type III secretion system (T3SS)-type pore required for flagellar assembly.), whose translation is MKSILKITFIILIFILAFTGISFATPQIPSLGEALDTASGNPSNEGYVSAIQLLILFTILSLAPSILIMMTSFTRIIIVLSFLRNAIGTQQTPPNQVLIGIALFLTFFLMAPIATQINEEAIQPYLAEEISQEDALDIGMSPIREFMFRQTKEKDVALFLRIAKIDNVNSIEDIPTRVLIPSFIISELKTAFQIGFILFIPFLVIDMVVASTLMSMGMMMLPPVMISLPFKLLLFIMVDGWNLIIGQIVSSFK